In Streptomyces venezuelae, the sequence CGGTGACCGGGCTGACCCGGTGGCGCTCGACCAGAGCCCTGCTCGACGGGAGCTTTCCACCTACCGAGTAGCGGTCGAGTTCGGACCGCAGGGAATCCACCAGCTCGGCCACACTGCTACGCTCATACATGACAGCACAGAATAGCACTACTCTCCCGACCGCGATAGCGGTCAAGAACCCGGTACGCCGGGGTACCGCGCTCGCCCTGCTCGGCGTCGTCGCCTTCTCGCTGACCTTCCCCGCCACCGCCTGGGGACTGGAGAGCTTCGGCCCGTGGTCGCTGGTCGCGCTGCGCAGCGTCCTCGCCGCCGCGATCGCCGGGGCCTTCCTGCTGGCCCGGCGGGTCCCGCTGCCCGCCCGTGAGCACTGGGCGGGACTCGCGGTCGTCGCCGCCGGAGTGGTCGTCGGCTTCCCCATGCTCACCACTCTCGCGCTGACGACCTCCACGACCTCGCACGCCGCCGTGGTGGTCGGCCTCCTGCCGCTCACCACCGCCGCGCTGTCCGCGCTGCGCACCGGAGCCCGGCCCTCGCGCGCCTTCTGGGCCGCGGCCCTCACCGGGGCGGCGGTCGTGATCGCCTTCACGCTCGCGCAGAGCGGCGGCGCCCTCTCGACGGGCGACGCCTACCTGTTCGGGGCCCTGCTGGTGTGCGCCGCCGGGTACACCGAGGGCGGCCGCCTCGCCCGGATGCTGCCCGGCTGGCAGGTGATCGGCTGGGCGCTGGTCCTGTGCCTGCCGCTCAGCCTGGCCGGCTCCGCCGCCGGGCTCGCGTACGAACCGGTGCACCTCAATGGCCACGGGCTCGCCGGGCTGGTCTGGGCGGCGGCCGGTTCCACCTTCCTGGGCCTGTACGTCTGGTACCGGGGCATGGCCGAGATCGGCGCACCGCGGGCCAGCCAGCTCCAGCTCGCCCAGCCGCTGCTGACCCTCGTCTGGTCGGTGGCCCTGCTGGGCGAGCACCTCTCCCCCGCCGCACCGGCCGCCGCCTGCGCGGTCCTCGTCTGCATCGCGGTGACCCAACGGGTCAAATAGCCCCATGACGACCTAAACTGCAAGCACCGGATCGGACCGCCACCCGAGGAGGTCAGTTATGCGCGCGACCGAGGGCGACCAGCTGGTGCAGCACGGCAGGATCGTCGGACAGCACGACAAGGTGGGCGAGATCACCCAGGTCCTGGGCGAGAACGGAACCCCCCCGTACCGGGTCCGCTTCCAGGACGGACACGAGGCACTGATGGCTCCCGGACCCGACTGCACGGTCCGCCACCCCTCCGAGCCCACGCACTGAATCAGCGCCGGGGCGCCGCCGTGCCGTAGTGGTCGGCGACCACCCGGGCCATCGCCCCGTTGGGGTCCGCGGCCACCTGCTTCGCGGAGAAGTAGACGTGGCCACGGACCTCCGGGTACCCGTCGGCGAACGACAGGTGCTTCGACAGCTCCCCGGGGTCGCGCCACGCCGCGGTGGGGCTGTCCGCGTCGCAGCGGTACAGGGCCTCCCCCACGTACAGGTCCACCTTCGTACCGGCCACGGTCCGCGCCCACCAGGGCACGATGTCGGCGTAGTCGGCGGTCGGGTGCCCGATGTGCCAGTAGGCCTGCGGCACGATGTAGTCGATCCAGCCCTCCCTGACCCACTTGCGGGTGTCCGCGTAGAGGTCGTCGTACGTCCCGAGGCCGGCCCGGGTCGGTGAACCGGCCGGG encodes:
- a CDS encoding DUF1918 domain-containing protein — encoded protein: MRATEGDQLVQHGRIVGQHDKVGEITQVLGENGTPPYRVRFQDGHEALMAPGPDCTVRHPSEPTH
- a CDS encoding DMT family transporter yields the protein MTAQNSTTLPTAIAVKNPVRRGTALALLGVVAFSLTFPATAWGLESFGPWSLVALRSVLAAAIAGAFLLARRVPLPAREHWAGLAVVAAGVVVGFPMLTTLALTTSTTSHAAVVVGLLPLTTAALSALRTGARPSRAFWAAALTGAAVVIAFTLAQSGGALSTGDAYLFGALLVCAAGYTEGGRLARMLPGWQVIGWALVLCLPLSLAGSAAGLAYEPVHLNGHGLAGLVWAAAGSTFLGLYVWYRGMAEIGAPRASQLQLAQPLLTLVWSVALLGEHLSPAAPAAACAVLVCIAVTQRVK